One Pseudonocardia abyssalis DNA segment encodes these proteins:
- a CDS encoding ABC transporter ATP-binding protein has protein sequence MIGGELAVSGLRVAYRAGVPVVDGVDLVVPGGTLTALLGPSGCGKTTVLKVVAGLLTASAGEVTVDGTSLLGVPAEKRPVGLVSQKPLLFGHLNVGDNVAFGLRMRGVPRAARRRRVAEMLDLVGLPDLARRRVGELSGGQEQRVALARALVLDPRVLLLDEPFSALDAELRHRMRDLVRHLQRELSITMLFVTHDQHEAVDLADRVVLMLDGRIEAAGTPAGFYTDPPTLAAARFFGGVNEVPGTVSGSSFTCALGELALGAPAREGPGVLVVRPESLRILGAGDAPNTVAATVRETRFRGTHRTVVAVAGGIELTASTAPALPVDRGDRIHLQLPPSTCRVLPAAAPLDDTSTTSRNEEARA, from the coding sequence GTGATTGGCGGGGAGCTGGCCGTCTCCGGGCTGCGAGTCGCCTACCGGGCCGGTGTCCCGGTCGTCGACGGGGTCGACCTGGTGGTGCCCGGTGGAACCCTGACCGCGCTGCTCGGCCCGTCCGGTTGCGGGAAGACCACCGTGCTCAAGGTCGTCGCGGGGCTGCTCACCGCGAGCGCGGGCGAGGTGACGGTCGACGGGACCTCGCTGCTCGGGGTCCCGGCCGAGAAGCGTCCGGTGGGTCTGGTGTCCCAGAAGCCGCTGCTGTTCGGCCATCTGAACGTCGGCGACAACGTGGCGTTCGGGCTACGGATGCGGGGGGTCCCGCGCGCCGCGCGGCGTCGGCGGGTGGCCGAGATGCTCGACCTGGTCGGGCTGCCCGACCTCGCCCGGCGCCGCGTCGGGGAGCTCTCCGGCGGACAGGAGCAGCGCGTGGCGCTGGCCAGAGCGCTGGTACTCGACCCGCGGGTGCTGCTGCTCGACGAACCCTTCTCCGCCCTCGACGCCGAGCTGCGCCACCGGATGCGCGACCTGGTCCGGCACCTGCAGCGCGAACTGTCGATCACCATGCTGTTCGTCACCCACGACCAGCACGAGGCCGTCGACCTCGCCGACCGGGTCGTGCTGATGCTCGACGGCCGGATCGAGGCCGCCGGTACGCCGGCGGGTTTCTACACCGACCCGCCGACGCTGGCGGCCGCCCGGTTCTTCGGCGGGGTCAACGAAGTGCCCGGGACCGTGAGCGGGTCGTCGTTCACGTGCGCCCTCGGCGAGCTGGCACTCGGTGCCCCGGCTCGCGAGGGCCCGGGAGTGCTCGTCGTCCGCCCCGAGTCGCTGCGCATCCTCGGCGCCGGAGATGCACCGAACACCGTGGCGGCCACGGTGCGCGAGACGCGGTTCCGCGGCACCCACCGCACCGTCGTGGCCGTGGCGGGCGGGATCGAGCTCACCGCCTCCACCGCACCCGCCCTCCCGGTCGACCGGGGCGACCGGATCCATCTGCAGCTGCCGCCGTCGACGTGCCGGGTACTGCCCGCCGCCGCACCCCTGGACGACACCTCCACCACCAGCCGGAACGAGGAAGCCCGTGCGTGA
- a CDS encoding ABC transporter permease — MRRLGAGVLVAFLLVPLLPLLLWAVAGDFRYPAVMPAFSDRGLRLLGEPAVRSAVGTSLLIALTVAVLATLIGAAAGRAIGLYAFPGRRGVQLLLLAPVIVPTLAVTLGIQVYFIRYGLADSVAGVVLVQLIPTVPYVSLVMAASFAGLDVDIEDAGRVLGAGPVRRLVHVTLPAVAPGLAVAALFAFLISWSEYILTLLIGGGTVRTLPLLLFALIGSADLTAAAALSLVIAAPPVLLVGLTARFLTGASPAVVGFGRL; from the coding sequence ATGAGGAGGCTCGGAGCCGGTGTCCTGGTGGCGTTCCTGCTCGTGCCGTTGCTCCCGCTGCTGCTGTGGGCGGTGGCCGGCGACTTCCGCTACCCGGCCGTGATGCCGGCGTTCTCCGATCGCGGCCTGCGACTGCTGGGTGAACCCGCAGTGCGATCGGCGGTGGGCACGTCGCTGCTGATCGCGCTCACGGTCGCTGTGCTCGCCACCCTCATCGGCGCCGCGGCCGGACGGGCGATCGGCCTCTATGCCTTCCCCGGCCGCCGTGGCGTCCAGCTGCTGCTGCTCGCACCGGTGATCGTCCCGACGCTCGCGGTCACCCTCGGCATCCAGGTCTACTTCATCCGCTACGGGCTCGCTGACTCTGTTGCCGGGGTGGTGCTGGTGCAGCTGATTCCGACGGTCCCCTACGTGAGCCTGGTGATGGCCGCATCGTTCGCCGGACTCGATGTCGACATCGAGGACGCGGGCCGGGTGCTCGGCGCGGGACCGGTACGCCGCCTGGTGCACGTGACCCTGCCCGCCGTCGCGCCCGGTCTGGCAGTGGCGGCCCTGTTCGCGTTCCTGATCTCCTGGAGCGAGTACATCCTCACCCTGCTGATAGGAGGAGGCACCGTGCGGACGCTGCCGCTGCTGCTGTTCGCCTTGATCGGGTCGGCCGACCTCACCGCCGCCGCCGCGCTGTCGCTCGTGATCGCCGCCCCACCGGTGTTGCTGGTCGGTCTCACCGCGCGTTTCCTCACCGGCGCCTCGCCGGCCGTGGTCGGGTTCGGGCGCCTGTGA
- a CDS encoding ABC transporter permease — translation MALGVATRPSRLPRGLRVALLLAPALTVVVVLFGGGFVQAVAQSIGYQPFLPARGPSLDAYRTVWADPAVRASVGITLRVATVSTLAAAVLGVAAALFVRSLCRTRRAFAALLQVTLPLPHAVAALAMILLLSQSGALSRAVSTLGWVDAPVDFPVLTQDAFGWGIIASYVWKEAPFVAVVVLAALSSGVAELEDAARALGASAWQRLRHVLVPVLAPALGAASVLVFAFTLGSYEVPFLLGRPFPATLPVVAYQQFRDPDLAARPLAMAIAVLTTLLVGACAVAYLALSDRLRR, via the coding sequence GTGGCGTTGGGAGTGGCGACCCGGCCGTCGCGACTCCCGCGAGGGCTGCGGGTCGCCCTGTTGCTCGCCCCCGCGCTGACGGTGGTCGTCGTGCTCTTCGGCGGCGGGTTCGTCCAGGCCGTCGCCCAGAGCATCGGCTACCAGCCGTTCCTCCCCGCCCGGGGCCCGTCGCTCGACGCCTACCGGACGGTGTGGGCCGATCCCGCGGTGCGGGCGTCGGTGGGCATCACGCTGCGGGTCGCGACGGTGTCGACCCTGGCCGCCGCAGTGCTCGGGGTGGCTGCAGCGTTGTTCGTGCGCTCACTGTGCCGGACCCGCCGGGCGTTCGCCGCGCTGCTGCAGGTGACGTTGCCACTGCCGCACGCGGTCGCCGCGCTGGCGATGATCCTGCTGCTGTCGCAGTCCGGTGCGCTGTCGCGGGCGGTCTCCACCCTCGGCTGGGTCGACGCACCCGTCGACTTCCCGGTGCTGACCCAGGATGCATTCGGCTGGGGCATCATCGCCTCCTACGTGTGGAAGGAAGCGCCGTTCGTGGCGGTCGTCGTCCTTGCTGCGCTGTCGTCCGGCGTCGCCGAACTGGAGGACGCCGCTCGTGCCCTGGGCGCGAGCGCGTGGCAGCGCCTGCGACACGTGCTCGTCCCGGTACTGGCCCCGGCGCTGGGCGCCGCGTCGGTGCTGGTGTTCGCGTTCACACTCGGCTCCTACGAGGTGCCTTTCCTGCTCGGCCGCCCGTTCCCGGCGACGTTGCCGGTGGTGGCCTATCAGCAGTTCCGCGACCCCGACCTCGCCGCCCGGCCGCTGGCCATGGCGATCGCGGTCCTCACGACCCTGCTCGTCGGTGCCTGCGCCGTGGCTTACCTGGCGCTCAGCGATCGGCTCCGCCGATGA
- a CDS encoding ABC transporter substrate-binding protein: protein MPRSASRFMALLCGATAMLTACATSAPTGGGASPDPTDWASVLDTAKGQTLDWYMYTGDEAINGVVEGYVAPRLLQEFGVTLNVVGVADTADAVNKVLAERQAGRAGSGTVDAIWINGENFATGQQADLWACGYPEVLPNAQYVDLTAPVVATDFGVPVDGCEAAWQQANSALVYDSARLTPADVISLTALEDWARANPGQFTYPAPPDFTGSMAVRTFLYDTAGDPAMLAGSTYDAATFAPLADRLWARLDALEPALWRGGETYPTSQDAVEQLYATGEIAAYLTYGPGTVAAKVADGAFPATTRTAVPGVGNIANTSYLAIPADAADQAAALVLANLLQDPQTQLRFYAEGGIYPVIDINRLAAPERAEFDAVVLGQSVLSLDELTARALPELDTGYATAVEDGWTAAVLQR from the coding sequence TGCGCCACGTCGGCGCCGACCGGTGGCGGCGCTTCGCCCGATCCCACTGACTGGGCGTCCGTGCTCGACACGGCGAAGGGTCAGACGCTCGACTGGTACATGTACACCGGGGACGAGGCGATCAACGGAGTCGTCGAGGGATACGTCGCGCCGCGCCTGCTTCAGGAGTTCGGGGTCACGCTGAACGTGGTCGGCGTGGCCGACACCGCCGACGCGGTGAACAAGGTCCTCGCCGAGCGCCAGGCCGGCCGCGCCGGCTCGGGCACGGTGGACGCCATCTGGATCAACGGGGAGAACTTCGCCACCGGCCAGCAGGCCGACCTCTGGGCCTGCGGCTACCCCGAGGTCCTGCCCAACGCGCAGTACGTCGACCTGACCGCGCCCGTCGTGGCCACCGACTTCGGCGTCCCGGTGGACGGTTGTGAGGCGGCGTGGCAGCAGGCGAACTCCGCACTCGTCTACGACAGCGCCCGCCTCACCCCGGCCGACGTCATCTCGCTCACCGCGCTCGAGGACTGGGCTCGGGCCAACCCCGGGCAGTTCACCTACCCCGCTCCGCCGGACTTCACCGGCTCCATGGCGGTGCGCACGTTCCTCTACGACACCGCCGGGGATCCAGCGATGCTGGCCGGCTCGACCTACGACGCGGCGACGTTCGCGCCGCTCGCCGACCGGCTCTGGGCCCGCCTCGACGCGCTGGAGCCCGCGCTGTGGCGAGGCGGGGAGACCTACCCGACCAGCCAGGACGCCGTGGAGCAGCTCTACGCCACCGGGGAGATCGCCGCGTACCTGACCTACGGCCCGGGCACCGTCGCGGCGAAGGTCGCCGACGGAGCCTTCCCGGCCACCACTCGCACCGCCGTGCCGGGCGTCGGCAACATCGCCAACACCAGCTACCTCGCGATCCCCGCCGACGCCGCGGACCAGGCCGCGGCGCTGGTGCTGGCGAACCTGCTGCAGGACCCGCAGACCCAGCTGCGCTTCTACGCCGAAGGCGGCATCTACCCGGTGATCGACATCAACCGGCTCGCGGCGCCGGAGCGGGCCGAGTTCGACGCGGTGGTGCTCGGCCAGTCGGTGCTGTCGCTCGACGAGCTGACCGCCCGCGCCCTGCCCGAGCTCGACACCGGCTATGCCACGGCGGTGGAGGACGGGTGGACCGCCGCGGTGCTGCAGCGGTGA